One window of Vitis riparia cultivar Riparia Gloire de Montpellier isolate 1030 chromosome 5, EGFV_Vit.rip_1.0, whole genome shotgun sequence genomic DNA carries:
- the LOC117914969 gene encoding uncharacterized protein LOC117914969 isoform X1, translating to MVFSFLTPATTTVGAATAIIQRKAIILSSTSKSFPLKPRKRKNYLRPKLLETLTIPYPNTTLLPQESPLPIESHEILQEISFDQTSGESFTIVVGDDDQTAHQNEAESRQFLLSPTSGPAKVENGEVGKFSTGSLLKLGLYLVGIFVFQTICAVWVLGSADSDQEHEISDSEAKGSQLGANERNKGKILLNFGGKFFGEKIGNKSSHAVYLNESELEEKIVEIRAMAKEARESERKKLKNNGMNSYLEEAGGGDADEDVISSIRSGIQEEVDTRLLKLQKRLNATREKSPLPLVSHLNKFGKVENRVNGDHSDVAELNRTLMFKKKMKFRNAPSMPRNDPKGFQPLENSDISKKKKSSSSTVDTIVDLPAGNSQQNDSSSLEEDCGRNALSKESSSLQNHGKKLEKGREGKKMGGIVNPEFGNVVVQEPTHEKPLVEAVKRRSSERETKNSQSLTKENQNTVTKPNADLSRNGSSNCRKVGSKPVAKGSRDKSSDIKADLWWLHLPCVIAVLMQRGSNHEEQGGLYTLKTTSHESDPIDSSYTVAFEDRGDATNFCYLLESFFEELGDFSADIVPLSIKELHEAVKSDGMKVIVVKKGQLQLYAGQPLADVEMALRSLVE from the exons ATGGTCTTCTCCTTCCTCACTCCTGCAACCACCACCGTCGGCGCCGCCACAGCCATCATTCAAAGGAAAGCAATAATCTTATCTTCTACTTCCAAGTCATTTCCGTTAAAACCCAGAAAGAGAAAGAACTATTTACGCCCTAAATTGTTAGAAACCCTAACAATACCCTACCCCAACACGACTCTTCTCCCCCAAGAATCTCCACTTCCCATTGAATCCCATGAAATCCTTCAGGAGATTTCCTTCGATCAAACTTCCGGAGAATCTTTCACTATCGTCGTCGGAGACGACGATCAAACTGCGCATCAGAATGAGGCTGAATCGCGTCAATTTCTTCTCTCCCCGACCTCCGGCCCTGCCAAGGTCGAGAATGGAGAAGTTGGCAAATTTTCTACAGGTTCACTCCTAAAATTAGGCTTGTACTTGGTTGGGATTTTCGTGTTTCAGACAATTTGTGCTGTTTGGGTGTTAGGATCTGCGGATTCTGATCAGGAACATGAAATTTCGGATAGTGAAGCTAAGGGTTCGCAATTGGGTGccaatgaaagaaataaaggaaaaattttgttgaatttcgGTGGCAAATTTTTTGGTGAAAAGATTGGTAATAAATCGAGCCATGCTGTTTATCTGAATGAGTCTGAATTGGAAGAGAAAATAGTGGAAATTAGGGCAATGGCAAAGGAAGCCCGtgagagtgagagaaagaaGCTGAAAAACAATGGCATGAATTCATATTTGGAAGAAGCTGGGGGAGGTGATGCTGATGAAGATGTCATTTCTAGTATAAGAAGTGGAATCCAAGAAGAGGTTGATACACGGTTGCTTAAGTTGCAGAAGAGGTTGAATGCTACACGGGAGAAGTCCCCATTACCGTTAGTTAGTCATTTGAACAAGTTTGGCAAGGTTGAAAACAGGGTGAATGGGGATCATTCGGATGTAGCTGAGTTAAATAGAACATTGATGtttaagaaaaagatgaaatttCGAAATGCTCCCTCTATGCCAAGAAATGATCCAAAGGGGTTTCAGCCTTTGGAAAATAGTGATATatccaagaagaaaaaaagtagtTCATCCACTGTAGATACGATAGTGGACCTGCCTGCTGGCAATTCACAACAAAATGATTCCTCGTCTTTGGAGGAAGATTGTGGAAGAAATGCACTTAGTAAAGAATCAAGCTCATTGCAAAATCATGGGAAGAAGTTGGAGAAAGGaagagagggaaagaaaatgggagGCATTGTGAATCCTGAGTTTGGGAATG TTGTTGTCCAGGAGCCCACTCATGAAAAGCCTTTGGTTGAAGCAGTGAAAAGGCGATCAAGTGAAAGGGAAAcaaaaaattctcaaagctTGACAAAAGAAAACCAGAACACTGTCACAAAACCCAATGCCGACTTGAGTAGAAATGGCAGTTCAAATTGCAGAAAAGTTGGAAGCAAACCAGTGGCTAAAGGATCCAGGGATAAGTCATCAGACATTAAGGCGGATTTGTGGTGGTTGCATCTTCCTTGTGTAATA GCTGTTCTTATGCAGAGAGGTTCTAACCATGAAGAACAAGGCGGACTGTACACCTTAAAGACCACTTCTCATGAATCAGACCCAATTGACTCATCCTACACTGTTGCTTTTGAGGACCGTGGTGATGCCACTAATTTCTGTTATCTACTGGAATCTTTTTTTGAAGAACTAGGCGATTTCAGTGCTGACATTGTTCCTTTGTCAATAAAA GAACTTCATGAGGCAGTGAAATCAGATGGCATGAAAGTAATTGTTGTGAAGAAGGGGCAGCTTCAGCTTTATGCTGGGCAACCACTCGCTGATGTTGAGATGGCTTTGCGCTCTTTGGTTGAATAA
- the LOC117914969 gene encoding uncharacterized protein LOC117914969 isoform X2 — protein sequence MVFSFLTPATTTVGAATAIIQRKAIILSSTSKSFPLKPRKRKNYLRPKLLETLTIPYPNTTLLPQESPLPIESHEILQEISFDQTSGESFTIVVGDDDQTAHQNEAESRQFLLSPTSGPAKVENGEVGKFSTGSLLKLGLYLVGIFVFQTICAVWVLGSADSDQEHEISDSEAKGSQLGANERNKGKILLNFGGKFFGEKIGNKSSHAVYLNESELEEKIVEIRAMAKEARESERKKLKNNGMNSYLEEAGGGDADEDVISSIRSGIQEEVDTRLLKLQKRLNATREKSPLPLVSHLNKFGKVENRVNGDHSDVAELNRTLMFKKKMKFRNAPSMPRNDPKGFQPLENSDISKKKKSSSSTVDTIVDLPAGNSQQNDSSSLEEDCGRNALSKESSSLQNHGKKLEKGREGKKMGGIVNPEFGNVKRRSSERETKNSQSLTKENQNTVTKPNADLSRNGSSNCRKVGSKPVAKGSRDKSSDIKADLWWLHLPCVIAVLMQRGSNHEEQGGLYTLKTTSHESDPIDSSYTVAFEDRGDATNFCYLLESFFEELGDFSADIVPLSIKELHEAVKSDGMKVIVVKKGQLQLYAGQPLADVEMALRSLVE from the exons ATGGTCTTCTCCTTCCTCACTCCTGCAACCACCACCGTCGGCGCCGCCACAGCCATCATTCAAAGGAAAGCAATAATCTTATCTTCTACTTCCAAGTCATTTCCGTTAAAACCCAGAAAGAGAAAGAACTATTTACGCCCTAAATTGTTAGAAACCCTAACAATACCCTACCCCAACACGACTCTTCTCCCCCAAGAATCTCCACTTCCCATTGAATCCCATGAAATCCTTCAGGAGATTTCCTTCGATCAAACTTCCGGAGAATCTTTCACTATCGTCGTCGGAGACGACGATCAAACTGCGCATCAGAATGAGGCTGAATCGCGTCAATTTCTTCTCTCCCCGACCTCCGGCCCTGCCAAGGTCGAGAATGGAGAAGTTGGCAAATTTTCTACAGGTTCACTCCTAAAATTAGGCTTGTACTTGGTTGGGATTTTCGTGTTTCAGACAATTTGTGCTGTTTGGGTGTTAGGATCTGCGGATTCTGATCAGGAACATGAAATTTCGGATAGTGAAGCTAAGGGTTCGCAATTGGGTGccaatgaaagaaataaaggaaaaattttgttgaatttcgGTGGCAAATTTTTTGGTGAAAAGATTGGTAATAAATCGAGCCATGCTGTTTATCTGAATGAGTCTGAATTGGAAGAGAAAATAGTGGAAATTAGGGCAATGGCAAAGGAAGCCCGtgagagtgagagaaagaaGCTGAAAAACAATGGCATGAATTCATATTTGGAAGAAGCTGGGGGAGGTGATGCTGATGAAGATGTCATTTCTAGTATAAGAAGTGGAATCCAAGAAGAGGTTGATACACGGTTGCTTAAGTTGCAGAAGAGGTTGAATGCTACACGGGAGAAGTCCCCATTACCGTTAGTTAGTCATTTGAACAAGTTTGGCAAGGTTGAAAACAGGGTGAATGGGGATCATTCGGATGTAGCTGAGTTAAATAGAACATTGATGtttaagaaaaagatgaaatttCGAAATGCTCCCTCTATGCCAAGAAATGATCCAAAGGGGTTTCAGCCTTTGGAAAATAGTGATATatccaagaagaaaaaaagtagtTCATCCACTGTAGATACGATAGTGGACCTGCCTGCTGGCAATTCACAACAAAATGATTCCTCGTCTTTGGAGGAAGATTGTGGAAGAAATGCACTTAGTAAAGAATCAAGCTCATTGCAAAATCATGGGAAGAAGTTGGAGAAAGGaagagagggaaagaaaatgggagGCATTGTGAATCCTGAGTTTGGGAATG TGAAAAGGCGATCAAGTGAAAGGGAAAcaaaaaattctcaaagctTGACAAAAGAAAACCAGAACACTGTCACAAAACCCAATGCCGACTTGAGTAGAAATGGCAGTTCAAATTGCAGAAAAGTTGGAAGCAAACCAGTGGCTAAAGGATCCAGGGATAAGTCATCAGACATTAAGGCGGATTTGTGGTGGTTGCATCTTCCTTGTGTAATA GCTGTTCTTATGCAGAGAGGTTCTAACCATGAAGAACAAGGCGGACTGTACACCTTAAAGACCACTTCTCATGAATCAGACCCAATTGACTCATCCTACACTGTTGCTTTTGAGGACCGTGGTGATGCCACTAATTTCTGTTATCTACTGGAATCTTTTTTTGAAGAACTAGGCGATTTCAGTGCTGACATTGTTCCTTTGTCAATAAAA GAACTTCATGAGGCAGTGAAATCAGATGGCATGAAAGTAATTGTTGTGAAGAAGGGGCAGCTTCAGCTTTATGCTGGGCAACCACTCGCTGATGTTGAGATGGCTTTGCGCTCTTTGGTTGAATAA